The following are from one region of the Gloeomargarita lithophora Alchichica-D10 genome:
- a CDS encoding shikimate dehydrogenase produces the protein MITGHTRLLAVLGDPVRHSLSPVMHNAAFAEVGLDACYVALPAPETGLGEILAALWQMEFLGLNITIPHKQTVMAHLTGISPEATAIGAVNTLYRGESGWCGTNTDGLGFIQPLEDWRGTRAVVLGYGGAARAVVWGLQRLGCGEIHGFTRNSQKLTQKLTPVAAGVQVHLWSDLATYLPETQLLVNTTPVGMAPEVTASPLSVEQLKLLPPGAWVYDLIYTPRRTKLLQMAEPLGYCTQDGLAMLVGQGAAAWDYWFPHPAPVAVMTRSLEQYFQS, from the coding sequence ATGATCACCGGCCACACCCGTTTGCTTGCCGTGCTGGGCGACCCGGTGCGCCACTCCCTCTCGCCGGTAATGCACAATGCCGCCTTTGCTGAAGTAGGTCTGGATGCCTGCTATGTGGCCTTGCCTGCACCGGAAACTGGATTGGGAGAAATTCTCGCCGCCCTATGGCAAATGGAATTCCTGGGTTTGAATATCACTATTCCCCACAAACAGACGGTGATGGCGCATTTAACCGGGATCAGCCCCGAAGCAACTGCCATCGGAGCAGTCAATACATTGTACCGAGGGGAATCCGGCTGGTGTGGCACCAATACTGATGGTTTGGGGTTTATCCAACCCCTGGAGGACTGGCGGGGAACTAGGGCGGTGGTCTTGGGCTATGGGGGGGCGGCGCGGGCGGTGGTGTGGGGGTTACAGCGGTTGGGCTGTGGGGAAATTCATGGGTTTACCCGTAATTCACAAAAACTAACACAAAAATTAACCCCGGTCGCCGCTGGGGTACAGGTACATCTTTGGTCGGATTTGGCGACCTATCTTCCCGAAACTCAGCTTTTAGTCAATACCACCCCAGTGGGGATGGCTCCCGAGGTGACCGCCAGCCCCTTGAGCGTAGAGCAATTAAAATTATTACCCCCTGGGGCATGGGTGTATGACTTGATCTATACCCCCCGGCGGACAAAGTTATTACAAATGGCAGAGCCATTGGGCTATTGCACGCAAGATGGGTTGGCCATGTTGGTGGGACAGGGGGCGGCGGCCTGGGATTATTGGTTTCCACACCCCGCCCCCGTCGCCGTGATGACCCGCAGTTTAGAGCAGTATTTTCAGAGCTAG
- a CDS encoding serine/threonine-protein kinase produces MKPGEKLAGRYLVVKTLGSGGFGTTYLAQDTQRPGQPACVVKHLKPDSKDEFVLTTARRLFTSEAETLEKLGKYDQIPALLAYFEENGQFYLAQEFIDGHPLGQEIKRGAAWPQDKVIRMLADVLTTLDFVHQNGVIHRDIKPDNLIRRKNDGKLVLIDFGAVKEIQDPKVAAQQRTGATVAIGTVGYAPAEQAQGKPQLASDIYSLGILAICALTGKEPDQLESDPQTGELVWRQGITVSHALGTVLDRMVRYQYSRRYANAGEALAALRSFSLIGTTTVGTPSQTGAAPTPKTQVRRPPTTTTLVPSGGVDGVVWKYGIIAVIALVLMGVLSIPLQSVFNQRVSQVEPTTPASPDTEPPLADGDREYDVPDELITEGIWRTNNTLRGDQRHIYRILSGSTEVNFSWQVTQHPNAVAELFDPYDNLLQSAAQRGSTTLRPEDTPYRLLIGGQPGRYILSLRLVQVEASPSPSEPETPPAIPPQQPINPGLPGR; encoded by the coding sequence ATGAAACCGGGAGAAAAATTGGCGGGGCGTTATCTGGTCGTCAAAACCCTGGGTTCTGGGGGCTTTGGCACTACCTATTTGGCGCAGGATACCCAGCGACCGGGCCAACCCGCCTGTGTGGTAAAACACCTGAAACCCGACAGCAAAGATGAATTTGTCCTCACCACCGCCCGCCGTCTGTTCACCAGCGAAGCGGAAACTTTAGAAAAGCTGGGAAAATACGACCAAATCCCCGCCTTGTTGGCCTATTTTGAAGAAAATGGGCAGTTTTATCTCGCCCAGGAATTTATTGACGGCCATCCCCTCGGCCAAGAAATCAAACGGGGTGCCGCCTGGCCCCAGGATAAGGTGATTCGGATGTTGGCGGATGTGCTGACTACTCTGGATTTTGTGCATCAAAACGGGGTGATTCACCGGGATATTAAACCGGATAATCTCATCCGCCGCAAAAATGATGGCAAATTGGTGTTGATTGATTTCGGTGCCGTTAAGGAAATCCAAGACCCCAAAGTTGCCGCCCAACAACGCACGGGAGCAACGGTAGCAATTGGCACGGTGGGCTATGCTCCGGCAGAGCAGGCGCAGGGGAAACCCCAACTTGCCAGCGATATTTACAGCCTGGGGATTCTGGCCATCTGTGCGTTGACCGGGAAAGAACCCGACCAACTGGAATCCGATCCCCAAACCGGGGAACTGGTCTGGCGCCAGGGGATTACCGTCAGTCACGCCCTGGGCACGGTGCTAGACCGGATGGTACGGTATCAGTACAGTCGTCGCTATGCCAATGCGGGGGAAGCCCTCGCCGCCCTGCGGAGTTTTAGTTTGATTGGCACCACCACCGTGGGGACACCGAGCCAAACCGGGGCAGCCCCAACCCCCAAAACCCAGGTGCGCCGCCCCCCGACCACCACTACCCTGGTGCCCAGCGGGGGCGTGGATGGGGTGGTGTGGAAGTACGGCATTATTGCTGTGATTGCGTTGGTGCTGATGGGGGTTTTATCCATTCCCCTGCAATCGGTGTTCAATCAACGGGTGAGCCAAGTCGAACCGACAACCCCAGCCTCGCCGGACACGGAACCACCCTTGGCGGATGGTGACCGGGAATATGATGTGCCCGATGAATTGATCACGGAAGGCATTTGGCGGACTAACAATACCTTGCGGGGGGATCAACGGCATATTTACCGGATTCTCAGCGGCTCAACCGAGGTGAATTTCTCCTGGCAGGTCACGCAACACCCCAATGCGGTTGCCGAATTATTCGACCCCTATGACAATTTGCTCCAGTCGGCGGCTCAACGGGGTTCTACCACCCTACGCCCGGAGGATACCCCCTATCGTTTGCTGATTGGTGGCCAGCCAGGTCGGTATATTTTGTCATTACGACTTGTCCAGGTGGAAGCCTCCCCTTCGCCTTCGGAGCCGGAAACCCCACCCGCCATCCCACCCCAGCAACCAATCAATCCTGGATTACCAGGGCGTTGA
- a CDS encoding ferredoxin-thioredoxin reductase variable chain — protein sequence MSQELTFTVGQTVRVKTSVVVYHHPQHKGKPYDLAGQTGEVVEVIEAWQGRPLTANLPVVVKFDGRFKAHLETEELELVV from the coding sequence ATGAGTCAGGAATTAACTTTTACCGTTGGTCAAACCGTGCGGGTGAAAACCAGTGTGGTCGTTTACCATCATCCCCAGCACAAAGGCAAACCCTACGACCTAGCGGGTCAAACCGGTGAAGTGGTGGAAGTGATCGAAGCCTGGCAAGGCCGTCCCCTCACGGCTAATTTGCCCGTGGTGGTGAAATTTGACGGTAGATTTAAGGCCCACCTAGAGACGGAGGAGTTGGAACTGGTCGTTTAG